Within the Pseudomonas oryzae genome, the region CTGGTCGACAGAGCCAAACGCGCCTCCGACGACTTGTTGACGATCGAGTATCAGGCCTTCACCCGCATGGCCAAGGGAGAGCGGGAACAGGCCCTCGCCATGGTCTACAGCAACGAGTACGGCCAGGCCAAGCAGACCATCGCCAGCCTGATCGACCAGGCGCGCCAACTCACCCAGGCACGCCTGCAGGAACGCATCACCCGCTTGGACACTCTGGGCAAACTGGTCGACATCGGCACCGTCACGCTGCTGACCCTGAACCTGTTGGGCGTGCTGGCAGCCCTGCAGCTGTTCTATCGCCGCCGCCTGATCCGGCCGATCACCTCGATGACCGGCAAGATCCAGCGCATGCTGGCGGGCGAAGGCGAGCGGCTACGCTTCGACGAGGGCGCCCCCGGCTCGGAAATAGCCGATCTGGCACTGGCGCTCGAGGAGTCGCGCAAGGCCGATCTGGTGATCCGCGAGCAGGCGACGCAGCTGGCCCGGCGAACTGAAGAGCTCTGCGCCGCCAAGGAGCATATCCGTCAGCGCGAAGCCTGGTATCGCAGCATCATCGAGTCGGCCCCCGACGGCATCCTGATTGCCGACCACGACCAGGTGATTCGCCTGGCCAACCCGAGGACCGAGCAGCTGTTCGGCTACGACTGCGGCGAGCTGACCGGCCAACCGCTGCTGGCACTCGCCCCGCCCGACTCACGCGCTGCCTATGCCGAGCTGAGCGATCAGGCACTGAGCATGAAGGCCGGCCACCTGTCCCTGCAGCTGAACGGCGCGCGCAAGGACGGCTCGAAGTTCCCCATCGAGGCCACGCTGGCCCGCCTTCCCGACCAGGGCGACGAAGCAAGCAGTCTGTGCGTGATCATTCGCGACGTCAGCGAACGCCGCCGGGAAGAGGCCGCCATGCGCGAGGCGCGCGCCCAGGCCGAGCAGGCCGAGCGAGCCAAGTCGGACTTCCTCGCCAACATGAGCCATGAGATCCGCACCCCGCTCAACACCATCCTCGGCATGAGCCACCTGGCCGCCAAGGCCAGTCAGGACAGCCTGCAGGCCGAACAGCTGCGCCAGATCCAGAGCGCTGGCGATCGCCTCCTGGCGCTGGTGGACGACATTCTCGATCTGTCGCGCATCGAGCGCGGCGAGCTGAAGCTGCAGCTCGCCAGTTTCAGCCCGCACGACCTGCTCGATCGCATCGCCCGTCGCTTCACCCCCATGGCCAAGGCCAAGGGCCTGCGCCTGACCTGCACACTGGCCGGCGACCTGCCACCCGGCCTGCTGGGCGATACACAGCGCATCGAGCAGATCCTCGCCCAATATGTCGACAACGCCATCAAGTTCACCGCCACTGGCGAGATCGAGATCAGCCTGCGCGGCAAACCCTGCGCAGATGGCCGGATCGAACTCAACGCCTTCGTCCGCGATACCGGCATCGGCCTCGGCGAAGACCAGCAGCAGGCCGTATTCGACACCTTCTACCAGGCCGACTCCTCGACTACCCGTCAGTACGGTGGCACCGGCCTGGGTCTGGCCATCGCCAGGCAACTCGCCGCCCTCATGGACGGCAGCGTCGGCGTCGAAAGCCAACCAGGTCAGGGCAGCACATTCTGGCTCAGCGTACCGCTGGCCATCGCTCGCCACGAACTGCCGCAGATCCTGCCCAACCTGCAACTGGCCGGCTATCGGGTGCTGCTGGTGGAGGATCACGAGGTCAACCAGCGCCTGGTGCGCAAACTGCTGGAACACGTCGGCATCCGGGCGACAGTGGCCGGCAACGGCCGGATTGCCGTCGACATGGTTCGCGAGGAGGAGTTCGACCTGGTGCTGATGGACATGCAGATGCCTGTCCTCGACGGCATCGGAGCGACCCGGGAGATTCGCGCCCTGGGACCACGCGGCAGCATGCCCATAGTGGCGATCAGCGCCAGCGCCATGCCCGAGGACCGCCAGCGCAGCCACGAGGCCGGCATGGACGCCTTCCTCGCCAAGCCGATCAAGGTGGAAGAACTCTACGCCACCCTGCGCCGCCTGCTTCAGCCGCAGACGACCATCACCGCCAACCTTCCGGCGCCGGAGCCGACACCAGCCGCCATGGAGCTGCCACACATCGAGGGTCTGGATACCCACGAGGGGCTGCGGCGGGTCATGGGCGACCGCCACCTCTATCAGGAGCTGTTGCGCGGCCTGGTCGAGCGCGAGCGGGACACCCCCGAAAAGATCCGCCAGGCCCTGGCTGCCGGCGACAACGCCACTGCGCAGCTCCTGGCGCACACCCTCAAGGGCCTTGCCGGCAGCATCGGCGCCGCCGCCGTGATGGCCGACGCCAGCGAGCTGGAGCAGGCATTGCGCGACGACGCCGAAAGCGCCGCGATCGCGCAGGCACTCAGCCGCCTGGAGCGACGACTAACCCCACTGCTGGCCAAGCTGGCAAACTATCTGGGGACGCCGTGCGCACGAAGCGTGAGCGAGATCGATGCCGGACAGCTGTCCCGCATCTGCGCAAAACTGACCCGGCTGCTCGAAGAGGATGACGCCGAGGCAGCCACCTGGTTCAACCAGAATGCCGCCCAGCTCAGACACGCCTTCCCCGACGGCTATCACCGCCTCGAAAGCGCGATTCGCACCTTCGAATTCGACAAGGCCCTGCCAGCGCTGAAACAACTGCTGATGACGCAGCCCCTGAACACAGACAGATCGCCCACGGTGTGACCATGGATACCCCCAACAAGCCGACGATCCTGGTCGTCGACGACAACCCGAACAACCTGGTACTGATCAGCAGCCTGCTCAGGAACGACTATCGGGTCAAGGTGGCCAACAGCGGCGAGGCAGCCCTGCGCATCGCCGGCTCTGCGGAGCAGCCCGATCTGATCCTGCTCGACATCATGATGCCGGAGATGGACGGCTACGAGGTCTGCCAACGCCTCAAGGCCGATGCGCAGCTGTGCGACATCCCGGTGATCTTCCTGACCGCGCGCACCAGCGTGGACGACGAGGAGCACGGCCTGCACCTCGGCGCGGTCGACTACATCACCAAGCCGATCAGCCCGCCGGTCATGCTCGCCCGGGTGCAGACCCAACTCAAGCTCAAGGCCTCGGCCGACTTCCTGCGCAACAAGAGCGAGTTCCTCGAGCGCGAAGTGCAGAAGCGCGTGCGCGAAGTGCTCGAAGTGCAGGACATCACCATCGAGATGATGGCCTCCCTCGCCGAAACCCGCGACAACGAAACCGGCAACCACATCCGCCGCACCCAGAACTACGTGCGCGCTCTGGCTCGCCACCTGCAGAAGCACCCGCGCTTCGCCGGTTTCCTGAGCGACGCCAACATCCAGCTGCTGTTCAAGACCGCGCCGATGCACGACATCGGCAAGATCGGCATCCCTGACAGCATCCTGCTCAAGCCCGGCCGGCTCGACGCGCAGGAGTTCCATGTCATGCAGAGCCACGCCAGCCTGGGCGGCGAAGCCATCGCCCGCGCCGAGCGCCTGGCCGGCCGCGAAGTGCCCTTCCTGCGCATCGCCCGCGAGATCGCCCAGAGCCACCACGAGAAGTGGGACGGCACCGGCTACCCCCAGGGGCTGGGCGGCGACGACATCCCGATCTCCGCCCGCCTGATGGCGCTGGCCGATGTCTATGACGCCCTGATCAGCAGCCGTGTCTACAAGACCGCAATGAGCCACGACGAGGCGGTGAAGATCATCTGTGCCGGCAAGGGCAGCCACTTCGACCCGGACATGGTCGATGCCTTCCTCGAACTGCAGGACGTGTTCCGCGCCATCGCCGAACGCTACGCCGACAATACCGAAAGCCCCCACAACAGCCCCGTGGAGGCGTGAGCGTGCCGGAATCGACTCTCATCCACGAGGCCGCCAGCCCTGCGGAGCCCGACAAGCAGCGTGCGCCGCTCATGCAGACCGCGATCGGACTGGCCGAAGGCAAGCTGGCCTATGCGCTCATCCTCGGCCTCGCCCTGACCCTGATCCTTGCCCTGTGGGCCGGGGTGACGCTGAAGATCCTGGCCGAGAAGGAAAACACCGAGCAGACCCTCAAGCGCGACACCCTCAACCTGGCGCGGGCCTTCGAGGCCCACGCGGTGCGCACCATCACCGGCGCGGACCAGTCGCTGCGCTTCCTGCAGCAGCAGTACGAGCTGCACGGGCGGCAGATCGA harbors:
- a CDS encoding PAS domain-containing hybrid sensor histidine kinase/response regulator, which codes for MRINTSSKLITLAITTLALASLGSTLLHASLTWEREQASSLLSETLDTTQRLARGSDFLTDAVRAYAATGDEAFRRQFDSELETFREREQAVAHLRTLSVSREELELVDRAKRASDDLLTIEYQAFTRMAKGEREQALAMVYSNEYGQAKQTIASLIDQARQLTQARLQERITRLDTLGKLVDIGTVTLLTLNLLGVLAALQLFYRRRLIRPITSMTGKIQRMLAGEGERLRFDEGAPGSEIADLALALEESRKADLVIREQATQLARRTEELCAAKEHIRQREAWYRSIIESAPDGILIADHDQVIRLANPRTEQLFGYDCGELTGQPLLALAPPDSRAAYAELSDQALSMKAGHLSLQLNGARKDGSKFPIEATLARLPDQGDEASSLCVIIRDVSERRREEAAMREARAQAEQAERAKSDFLANMSHEIRTPLNTILGMSHLAAKASQDSLQAEQLRQIQSAGDRLLALVDDILDLSRIERGELKLQLASFSPHDLLDRIARRFTPMAKAKGLRLTCTLAGDLPPGLLGDTQRIEQILAQYVDNAIKFTATGEIEISLRGKPCADGRIELNAFVRDTGIGLGEDQQQAVFDTFYQADSSTTRQYGGTGLGLAIARQLAALMDGSVGVESQPGQGSTFWLSVPLAIARHELPQILPNLQLAGYRVLLVEDHEVNQRLVRKLLEHVGIRATVAGNGRIAVDMVREEEFDLVLMDMQMPVLDGIGATREIRALGPRGSMPIVAISASAMPEDRQRSHEAGMDAFLAKPIKVEELYATLRRLLQPQTTITANLPAPEPTPAAMELPHIEGLDTHEGLRRVMGDRHLYQELLRGLVERERDTPEKIRQALAAGDNATAQLLAHTLKGLAGSIGAAAVMADASELEQALRDDAESAAIAQALSRLERRLTPLLAKLANYLGTPCARSVSEIDAGQLSRICAKLTRLLEEDDAEAATWFNQNAAQLRHAFPDGYHRLESAIRTFEFDKALPALKQLLMTQPLNTDRSPTV
- a CDS encoding response regulator, encoding MDTPNKPTILVVDDNPNNLVLISSLLRNDYRVKVANSGEAALRIAGSAEQPDLILLDIMMPEMDGYEVCQRLKADAQLCDIPVIFLTARTSVDDEEHGLHLGAVDYITKPISPPVMLARVQTQLKLKASADFLRNKSEFLEREVQKRVREVLEVQDITIEMMASLAETRDNETGNHIRRTQNYVRALARHLQKHPRFAGFLSDANIQLLFKTAPMHDIGKIGIPDSILLKPGRLDAQEFHVMQSHASLGGEAIARAERLAGREVPFLRIAREIAQSHHEKWDGTGYPQGLGGDDIPISARLMALADVYDALISSRVYKTAMSHDEAVKIICAGKGSHFDPDMVDAFLELQDVFRAIAERYADNTESPHNSPVEA